One window from the genome of Dermacentor silvarum isolate Dsil-2018 chromosome 7, BIME_Dsil_1.4, whole genome shotgun sequence encodes:
- the LOC119457766 gene encoding WD repeat-containing protein 74 translates to MAAPRYHVFVGAETGLLKGVNTEKRVFANLNSLQEVSKNNEITCLRWKDSSESEIYAGLRSQTVKTYCPNSGVCKDVFEVKGGEGPIKGLGVVNSNLVTCVSSGLLRVWAQDGSTQAETEVGADVYRMRQHPRKEGIVATGGKENELKLWDLENLQEPVFTAKNVKNDFLDLRVPVWVTDMGFMNDSEKIIAITGHHQVRVYDPSSRQRRPVVDFEFDEYPLTCLSLTPRPEQVVVGNSHGRVGLLDIRRKGMVHVYKGVAGSIRAVCCHPSLPLVASCGLDRFVRVHDLHSRLLITKLYLKSRLNCLLMRTDFTVEDEEENKDKEEATADDDLWEEMEEVDEAADISAQKVPVKRNCKVAVAKSKKRRKSNKRDG, encoded by the exons atggcggcgcccagGTACCATGTGTTTGTTGGAGCTGAAACTGGGCTTTTAAAAG GCGTCAACACAGAGAAGCGCGTATTCGCGAACCTGAACAGCCTGCAAGAGGTCAGCAAAAACAATGAAATCACGTGTCTTCGCTGGAAAGATTCCTCCGAATCTGAG ATTTACGCCGGCTTACGATCCCAAACCGTGAAGACGTACTGCCCAAACAGCGGCGTTTGCAAGGACGTGTTCGAAGTCAAAGGAGGGGAAGGCCCAATCAAAGGACTAGGCGTCGTTAACTC AAACCTGGTCACCTGCGTGAGTTCGGGTCTTCTGAGGGTGTGGGCCCAGGATGGAAGCACTCAG GCAGAAACGGAGGTTGGTGCAGACGTGTATCGAATGCGACAGCACCCTCGGAAAGAGGGAATCGTGGCCACAGGAGGCAAGGAAAATGAGCTCAAGTTGTGGGACCTGGAAAACCTGCAGGAACCCGTCTTCACGGCAAAAAAT GTCAAGAATGATTTCCTTGATCTCAGAGTACCAGTCTGGGTTACAGACATGGGCTTTATGAATGATTCTGAGAAAATCATTGCCATTACAGGTCACCACCAG GTTCGTGTTTATGATCCAAGCTCACGGCAGCGGCGGCCTGTCGTGGACTTTGAGTTTGACGAGTATCCCCTGACGTGCCTGTCTCTGACGCCAAGACCAGA GCAAGTAGTGGTTGGGAACAGCCATGGCCGTGTCGGTCTGCTGGACATCCGCCGCAAGGGCATGGTGCACGTGTACAAGGGAGTGGCCGGAAGCATCCGCGCCGTCTGCTGCCACCCTAGCCTGCCACTCGTGGCGAGCTGCGGCCTTGACCGTTTTGTCCGAGTCCATGACCTCCACTCCCGCTTGCTCATCACCAAG CTTTATCTGAAGTCTAGACTCAACTGCCTACTCATGCGAACTGACTTCACGGTTGAAGATGAGGAAGAAAACAAAGACAAAGAAGAGGCCACAGCTGATGACGATCTCTGGGAAGAGATGGAGGAAGTCGACGAAGCAGCTGACATTTCAGCGCAAAAGGTCCCCGTGAAGAGAAACTGCAAAGTCGCCGTGGCCAAGAGCAAAAAGAGGAGAAAATCCAATAAACGAGATGGTTAG
- the LOC119457769 gene encoding histone H2A, giving the protein MSGRGKGGKVKGKSKTRSSRAGLQFPVGRIHRLLRKGNYAERVGAGAPVYLAAVLEYLAAEVLELAGNAARDNKKTRIIPRHLQLAIRNDEELNKLLSGVTIAQGGVLPNIQAVLLPKKTEKKS; this is encoded by the coding sequence ATGTCTGGACGCGGCAAGGGTGGCAAAGTCAAGGGAAAGAGCAAGACCCGCTCGAGCCGGGCCGGGTTGCAGTTCCCGGTGGGTCGTATCCACCGTCTGCTACGCAAGGGAAACTACGCCGAGCGCGTAGGTGCCGGCGCCCCAGTCTACCTGGCTGCCGTCCTGGAGTACTTGGCCGCCGAAGTGCTAGAGTTAGCCGGAAACGCTGCCCGCGACAATAAGAAGACCCGCATCATTCCCCGACATCTGCAGCTCGCCATCAGGAACGACGAGGAGCTCAACAAGCTCCTCTCGGGCGTCACCATCGCCCAGGGCGGTGTGCTTCCCAACATTCAAGCCGTCCTGCTCCCCAAGAAGACCGAGAAGAAGTCCTAA
- the LOC119457768 gene encoding histone H2B, whose protein sequence is MPPQPSGKAIKKAGKAQKAVRATDKKKKKRRRKESFSIYIYKVLKQVHPDTGVSSKAMSIMNSFVNDIFERIAAEASRLAHYNKRSTITSREVQTAVRLLLPGELAKHAVSEGTKAVTKYTSSK, encoded by the coding sequence ATGCCACCCCAGCCAAGCGGTAAAGCCATCAAGAAGGCCGGCAAGGCGCAGAAAGCCGTCCGCGCTactgacaagaagaaaaagaagcgcagGAGGAAGGAGAGCTTCAGCATCTACATTTACAAGGTGCTCAAGCAGGTGCACCCGGACACCGGCGTCTCCAGCAAGGCGATGTCGATCATGAACAGCTTTGTCAACGACATCTTCGAACGCATCGCCGCCGAAGCGTCTCGGCTGGCGCACTACAACAAGCGGTCCACCATCACCAGTCGCGAAGTGCAGACCGCCGTACGCCTGTTGCTACCTGGAGAGCTCGCCAAACACGCGGTCTCCGAAGGCACGAAGGCCGTCACGAAGTACACATCCTCGAAGTGA
- the LOC119457771 gene encoding histone H4: MSGRGKGGKGLGKGGAKRHRKVLRDNIQGITKPAIRRLARRGGVKRISGLIYEETRGVLKVFLENVIRDAVTYTEHAKRKTVTAMDVVYALKRQGRTLYGFGG, from the coding sequence ATGTCTGGCCGAGGAAAGGGCGGAAAAGGACTCGGAAAAGGAGGTGCGAAGCGTCACCGCAAGGTTCTTCGTGACAACATCCAGGGGATCACGAAGCCAGCTATCCGTCGTCTAGCGCGCCGTGGCGGCGTGAAGCGAATCTCCGGTCTCATCTACGAGGAGACGCGAGGTGTGCTGAAGGTGTTCCTGGAGAACGTCATTCGTGATGCTGTCACCTACACAGAGCACGCGAAGAGAAAAACTGTGACAGCCATGGACGTTGTCTACGCACTCAAGCGACAGGGCCGGACCCTGTACGGTTTCGGCGGCTAA